Genomic segment of Umezawaea sp. Da 62-37:
GCCTTGCTCGCCGAAGCCCAGGAGCGCCGCGATGCCCACAGCTGAGCAGTCGCCACCGGTATACCGCGGAACCCACCACCCAGACCCGGCACGCCCACGACACCGGACCGGTAAATGCCCTCCCCCAAGGCGGAAGCGGATCGCGGCGGGCACACGAGCCCTGCTCAGCCGCGGCACGATCGCACTCGCACTCGTCCTGTTCGGCTGCGGCACGGTGCTTCCGGGCTCACCGGTTCCCGCGAACATCACCACGACCACCGCCACACCCACCAGGATCACCACCCTGGACCTCACCGGCATCCAAGGCTGCCCGCTCGCGCGGACCGACTGGGACACGTTCTTCATCACCCAGGACGGGGAGATCACCACTCGCGACAAAGCACCGCGGGGTATGGACTGCGGATACGCCACCTCGGTCGGCTATTTCGGATTCCTGTTCAACGTCACCGACGGCGTCGACTACTGGACCCGCACCCCGGCCACCGAGACGATTGACCAAGTGGACCCGGTCGACGGGTTCCCGACCTTCCAACGCGCCAACGGCCTGGACAAGAATCGGTGCGACCTGATCCTCGACGTCGCCGACGGCCAAGCACTCGACGTCTACGCCAGCATCGACGCACGCTCGGTGAGCCGGTTACCTCCCAAGTGCGAGACCGCCCGCAGGCTCGCCGAGCGCGCACTCACCACGCTGAGGCCATGACATGAGGTCCACGGCACCCCGCGCACACCGCACGGCCCTCACAGCCGCCGCCGTCGACGACTGCGCGCACCGCCCCGGAAAGGCGCGTGCGGACAGCCGGTTCTCGCTGCGTGTGAACAAGCCTTTCCTTGATTCGCGCCGCACGGCGAACTCGTCGACGCCTCGCCCGCAACACAGACCCGCCCTGCCTTCATCCACAGTGGACTTGACTGATGTGGCTGTCGCGTCAGCATCGGGCCGGAGAACCGGAAGCCGAACCGGACAGGGAAATTCCGGCGTGAACAACGCTCCCGTCGATTCGCGCAAAGATGCCAGCGACGTGCCCATGTGCGCTTACCGCAGCACCGAGGTGACATCGCCACCCGGTCGGCGGTGGTCGACATGACCGACATGACGTCCAACGCGATGAACGGTCACGTCACGGGCACCCTGATCCAGGCGCGTGGCATCACCCTGCACCTGCCGCCGCCCCCGGCGCTGCCGGTTCCCGCGCAACTGCCCCGACCGGCGGCGCGACGCCCAGTCGACCGCGTCGTGGAGAGCGCCCGGTTGACCCGGTGGCACAGCACCGGGCAAGCGGATCTGGTGGTGGTCACCGGAGACGCCGGGATCGGCAAGACCACGCTGACCCTGTGGTGGGCCACAACCCAGGCCGACACCTTCGTCGACGGTCGGTTGCACGCCGACTTCGCCGCAGAACCCGACCTGACCGGCGAGGTGGTGCTGCGGCGCTGGCTACGCGCGCTGGGCATCGCGCCCACCGCGATCCCGTCGCACCCGGTCGAAGTGGCCGCGTTGTGGCGGTCGCTGACCCACGACCGGCACCTGTTGTTGGTCCTGGACGGCGCACACACCGCCGACCAGGTGCTGCCGTTGCTACCCGCCTCTCCACACGCCCTGACCCTGGTCACCACCCGCCACCACCTGCCCGAGCTGATCACCGCCGGCGCACGACCACTGCACCTGGGCGTACTGCCCTCGCACGCCGCCAGGGACCTGCTGGCCGCCTTCGCAGGCCAGACCCGTGCCGCCCGCGAACCCGAACACCTCCACCGGCTGGCCGCACTCTGCCAAGGCCACCCGCTCACCGCCGTGTTGCTCGGCGGCCACCTGGCGGCACACCCCGAACTGCCCATCGCCGCGGTGGTCGACCACGCCCACACCCTGACCGCCTTGTCCTGGAGCATCGCCATGCGCATGGCCGACCACGACCTACCGCCCGCCGACCGGGATCTTCTCGGCGTACTACGACACGTCGGTGGTCCCGGCCTGTCTGCCGATACGGTCGGGATGCTCGACCTGTCCGACCACGATGTCGACCGGGCCCTGCGACGGCTGGTCGATCGGGGTCTGCTCCAGCAGGTCACCGACCCGACCGGAGCGGTCCGCTATCCGGCTACTCCCGCGCCGGAAGCGGTCAACGACGACACACCGGTTGACCAGTCGGGTTCGAGCGGCGACTCGTCGCCCACTCTGTCCCAGCCCGTGACCCAGGCCCTCACCCGACTGGTCGCGCACTACGCCGGACTGATGTCCTCGATCGCCGAGACCTTGGAGCCGGGCAAACACGCCTACTCCCCGCTGCGACAGTCCGCGACCCCTTTCTCCGACCGCGGAGCCGCTCGCACGGTGTTCGACCGCGAGCACCGCACCGCCATGACCATGCTGCCGCTCGCCGTCGATCTGGGGCTGCCGGACTTCGCGTGGCAGCTCGGCGAGGCCCTGTGGATACCGCTGCGCTCCGGCAGGCACACCGAGGACGTCCTGACCTCCCAGACCCTGGCCGCCCATGCCGCCCACCACCTCGAGCACCCCTACGAATCCACCGCACTGGCACGCATCGCATGGGCACAAAGCTGGTTGGGCCGCCCCGCAGACGCCTTGGTGAATGTCGAACAGGCGACCGCCGTGGCTAGACACCACGATGACGACCGGGCGCTGGCCACCGCGCTGTCGGTCTGGGCACAGGCACTGATCGCCGACGACCAACTCGAGGCCGCGGTCGCCATGTTCGACCGCTGCATCGACCTCGACATCCGCACCGGCGCCCGGCCCTGGGTGCTCGGCCTGCGGTTGCGGCAGCAGGCCCCGGTGTTGAACAGCCTGGGACGCCCGGACCAAGCGTGCCGGGCCGCACGATTCGCGGTCGGGCTGATCCTCGGCGACCCACGCCCCCGCGGGTTCGAGGCGGCACGGGCGTTGATCGTGCACGCCGAGATCCTGCTCGACCTCGGCCTGGTCCAACTCGCCGACGACGCGTTGATCCACGCGGACACGCTCCTGGATCCCGACGCCGACCGCGTCCACCACGCCGACGTGCAAGCACTGCTGTGGCAGAGCGCCACCAGGCTGGGACATCCCGATGCCGAACAACACCGCGCCCGCGCTATCGCCGCCTACGACCTCGCGGGCCACCCCCAACGCGCCGCCGAGCTGCGGGAGCACCCCGACACCGCAGTACCCCCTGCCGTCGCCGGACACAGTGACCCGCCGCCATCCGACGGGAATCGCGAACAGGGGACCAGGCGATGATCCCGACCTCCGCAACCGGCACTGGAACAGAGCACGCTAGTGGTCTGGGCATCAGACGGTCGACACCGAGGTGGCCCGGCACTACGCCGCAGGCATCGGGCTGACCCACCTCGCCGCGGTCACCGGACAACCCGCCCGCCGGATAGCACGGATGATCGCCGCCACCGTGCACATGAACGTCCACCACAGACAGACGAAAGTCGAAGACGATGCCGATAGATCGATCCGCCATCCTGCTCCAGGGTCCCTCGCGTCAACTGTTGGCGGGTTGCCTTCGTGGGCGCTACGACGCCGGAGCCAGCATCCGCACCCTGACACGAGGGGTGGGCAGCTATGGGTTCGTCCGCGATTTGTTGGTCGAAGCCGAGACGGAATTCCGGCCCGGTGGCGAGATCTTGCGCAGGTTCGCACGCCGATCCGCCGAGGATGTGATCGCGGAGATGGTTGCCGGACATCCGTGCCCATGCCGTCTTCACTCCAAGAATCCTTGGCAGCTGCTCGCGGAGTTCGTGGACGAGAGGGCTCAGGCAGCCGCTCGGGAACTTCGGTGTGCCTCGTGACGCACCCCGAGCCGGACAGCCCTGTGCCCGCGTTCAAGCCGCACCAGCGTGTCACAGGTGAGCTGAGGGACGAGATATCCGCTGTCTTCGCGAGCCGGTACGCGGCCGGTGCCACCATTCGCGAACTTGCGCGCGAGTCCGGTCGATCGTTCGGGTTTGCCCTCAGGGTTCTGCACGACGCCGGGGTATCGATGCGGACACGTGGCGGAGCAGTGACACCGCGCTCCGCAGGCCGCGCGGACCTTGCCGCAGATTTGCGCAGAAAATATGAGGCCGGTGCAACTCTCGCATCACTCGCGACACCCGAGGTCGGCTCCCGAGGCCTCGTGAACAAACTCCTGCTCGAAGCGGGAACCACACTTCGCCGCCGAGGAGCACCGCGATCGCCCGTGGCCCAGGAAGGCGAGTTTCGGGACCGTTACGAGAAGGGTGAGGCGGTCGCGGCCATCGCGACGAGCGTCGGGAAGTCACGCAATTTCGTGAAGAACCGCATCGTGAAAGCCGGTGGCACATTGCGTCCGATGCTCTCACCAGAGCAACGCCGGAAGCTGGGCGCCCGGTTGCGAGCTGGATACGAGAAGGGAGCGACCATCGCCGAGCTGACCACACCGGACATCGGATCCGAATCCCAGGTTCGCAAGCTGCTCCACGAAGCGGGCACCACGATGCGCCCTCCCTCCAGACGCCGGAAGAAGACCGACCATTGCCCGACGTGTACCTGCGGTCAGCCGCAAGACTCAGGTGAGAGATCGGCGATCGAGGATTCCGATTCATCCGACGTCGCACCACAGCGCACACCCGTACAGGAAGGAGTTCCGGGTGAGTCCGCGGTTCGATCCTGACCGACCCGTGGATCCGCAGAAACTGCCCGCCCGCACGTGGATCATGGGCGCCCAACGAGAAACACCGGCGGCGAAGTGTCGGTATCCCTACGACGACGGTGAGCCCGTCCAAGAGATCGCCACCCTCATAGGACGATCGTCCGGCTTCGTGAAGCGGTCGATCGAGGAGGCCGGAGGGACTTCGCGATCCACCACGAATCAACCCAAACGAACCACGGTGCACCGGCATGAACTCGCCGCCCGACTGCGGCGCCGATACGGACAGGGAGCATCCACAAAGGACCTTGCCACATGGAAGGTCGGATCGACCAGCTATGTCCGCACGCTTGTTCATGAGGCAGGGGAAGATGATGCGTCCGCGCGGCCAGGTCTCACGTCAGGACCAGGCTCGCCACCTCCGGATGCGACTCAACCGAAGCGACGACGACCGGTGACCGGATCCGTTAGAGCAGGGGAGGGCTGTGGGCACGGAAAGCTCGAGGCCGTAGATCGAGGCCGTAGATCGAGGCACTGTCCACACAGGAGTCGCCATGACCGCCCTCACGCTTGACGCGACACGTGCCCATCGCATGCTCATCGCCGTGCTCGGTAACGACATCGTCGTGTCGGAGCCGTTGGTCGCCGTGCTTGTCGACCACGAACTCGACATCGCACACCCGGTCGTAACCGACCTCGTGGACACCGGACGAGCCCGACTCGACACGGCGGTTTCCACCCACGTCCACGGCGACGTCTACCGCCTGCCGCGGACAATGGATCCCGGCGACACGATCACCGCGGTCTCCCGCAGCCTGGACGAACCCCGATCGAACATCATCGGGTGGTTCGCCGCGCGCAGCCGGGGCGACACGCGAACTGGACACCCGCGCCTGGTGGGCCGACCCGACACACCTGTGGCGTACCGGGGACCGGGCATTCGGCTCGGGGTACGACATCCACACCCAGTGCCCCCTGACAAGCCCGCACGACACCGCACGCACGAACAACGGCCACCCAGTGAAAGGACCCATCCGGTGCCCACGGCCTCCACAAGAAACACCCGCCGCGACGTTGTCGTGATCGGCCATGGCCTCATCCGCCGTCGAACGGGCGGGGCGTCGTGACGGCACCGGAACGATCGCAACTGGCACGGGACCGACTGTCGAGTGAGTTACGCAGGCTGCGGACCGAGGCCCGGATGACCGGTACGGCCACGGCGCAAGCGACCGGTATGAGCCAGTCGAAACTGTCCAAGATCGAAAACAGCATGCTGCTGCCGTCCGTCATCGACGTGAAACGACTCGTCGCGGAGCTATCCGCCACCAGGCAGACCCGATTGGAACTGGTCGAACTGGCCAGACAGCTGCATGCCGAACTCGAGACCAGACGGGTGGTCCTGCACCGCGGGGCCCACCGCCACCAACAGGCCGTCACCCGTATCGAGACCCGCGCCACCACCAGCCGCTTCTTCCAACTCGCCGGAGTCCCCTCGCTACTGCAGAGCGAGAACTACCTCCGTGTCGTACTGGCCGCCACGCCACACCATGAGCCGGACACCGCTGTCACCATCCTACGAACCCGACACGCCCGACTCGACGACCCGAACAAGAAGTTCGTCTTCCTGCTCACCGAAAGCGCCCTGCGGTGGCGGATCGGCACCGCGGACCTCATGTGCGACCAGATCGACCACCTCACCCTGATCATGCGCAGACCCAACGTGCAACTGGGCGTCGTGCCCTGGTCGGCGGACGCGAACATGGTCGCCCCGCACGGGTTCCAGGTCTACGACGAGCGCGCCGTGACGGTCAGCGTGCTCACCGGGAACGCCATGATCACCGACGCGCACGACGTCCGCGAGTACGTCTCGCTGTTCAGCAGGCTGGAAAGGTTGGCAGCTCGCGGTGATCAACTCAAAGCGCTGCTGTCCCGTATCTCCAAAGACCACCGCCGGCTCGGCTGAAATCGACGTCCACCTTACCGCCATTGACATCGGCTGCTGTTCCGCCCACGCATTCGATGGCAGCACCTCGCCCACCGACCGCACGATCCCGCTTCCCATACCGAACGAAAGAATGACGCCGCGATGACCGAATTCAAGAAAAGTGCCCGTATCACCGGAGCCACCCGGACCAAGCTGGGCGCCGACCTGAAGAAGAAGTACGAGAAGGGCGCCAGCATCCGTGCCCTGGCCGGATCCATCGGGCGGTCCTACGGCTTCGTGCATGGCGTGCTCGGCGAGCCCGGTGTGAGCCTGCGCGCACGTGGCGGCGCTACACGCACCAAGAAGCACTGAACACGTCGCCGCACCTGATGCGCCCAGCCGGAACCGCCGCTCGCCACCACCACGCACCGGGCGGACGTCCACGCGATCAAAGGACCCCAAACGATGCCACCATTACCCGTGTCGGCCGAGAAACCCGACGAGCCGCAGACGCCTGCCACACCGAATGCTCCTCACCTGGAACAGGTCCACGACATCCTGACCCGGCACGACATCGACGCCGACCCTGCCGAAATCTGCACCCGCGCTGCGGACCTCGCCCGGCACGATGCCGGCCACGCCCAATACCAGGCCGGTCACGCCGGCGGCATGACCGCCAGACTACTGGGCTATCTGCGTACGATCCTCAGCCTCGCGGGCCCCACCGTGGTATTCCTGCTGCAACCCATACCGGAGATTCCACCGCTGAGCCGCTACGCCTTGATCGTGTTCACCCTGACGGGCGTGTCGACCTACCTCTACACGTTCCGGACCGGCAGCCCCCGGATCACCCGTACCCCCGGTCCGGACGCCTCCGGATGGCTGGGCGTGGTCGGCATCCCCAGGAATGAACGGACACCAGAGCGCTACCTCGAGCACTACGTCCTGCGCGCCGTCGACCTTGTCGGGCCTACTCGGCGGAAGCGGCCGACAACGGCGACATCGCCCACGGTAGG
This window contains:
- a CDS encoding DUF3558 family protein, producing MPTAEQSPPVYRGTHHPDPARPRHRTGKCPPPRRKRIAAGTRALLSRGTIALALVLFGCGTVLPGSPVPANITTTTATPTRITTLDLTGIQGCPLARTDWDTFFITQDGEITTRDKAPRGMDCGYATSVGYFGFLFNVTDGVDYWTRTPATETIDQVDPVDGFPTFQRANGLDKNRCDLILDVADGQALDVYASIDARSVSRLPPKCETARRLAERALTTLRP
- a CDS encoding helix-turn-helix domain-containing protein produces the protein MTDMTSNAMNGHVTGTLIQARGITLHLPPPPALPVPAQLPRPAARRPVDRVVESARLTRWHSTGQADLVVVTGDAGIGKTTLTLWWATTQADTFVDGRLHADFAAEPDLTGEVVLRRWLRALGIAPTAIPSHPVEVAALWRSLTHDRHLLLVLDGAHTADQVLPLLPASPHALTLVTTRHHLPELITAGARPLHLGVLPSHAARDLLAAFAGQTRAAREPEHLHRLAALCQGHPLTAVLLGGHLAAHPELPIAAVVDHAHTLTALSWSIAMRMADHDLPPADRDLLGVLRHVGGPGLSADTVGMLDLSDHDVDRALRRLVDRGLLQQVTDPTGAVRYPATPAPEAVNDDTPVDQSGSSGDSSPTLSQPVTQALTRLVAHYAGLMSSIAETLEPGKHAYSPLRQSATPFSDRGAARTVFDREHRTAMTMLPLAVDLGLPDFAWQLGEALWIPLRSGRHTEDVLTSQTLAAHAAHHLEHPYESTALARIAWAQSWLGRPADALVNVEQATAVARHHDDDRALATALSVWAQALIADDQLEAAVAMFDRCIDLDIRTGARPWVLGLRLRQQAPVLNSLGRPDQACRAARFAVGLILGDPRPRGFEAARALIVHAEILLDLGLVQLADDALIHADTLLDPDADRVHHADVQALLWQSATRLGHPDAEQHRARAIAAYDLAGHPQRAAELREHPDTAVPPAVAGHSDPPPSDGNREQGTRR
- a CDS encoding helix-turn-helix domain-containing protein, whose amino-acid sequence is MPIDRSAILLQGPSRQLLAGCLRGRYDAGASIRTLTRGVGSYGFVRDLLVEAETEFRPGGEILRRFARRSAEDVIAEMVAGHPCPCRLHSKNPWQLLAEFVDERAQAAARELRCAS
- a CDS encoding helix-turn-helix domain-containing protein, with amino-acid sequence MAQEGEFRDRYEKGEAVAAIATSVGKSRNFVKNRIVKAGGTLRPMLSPEQRRKLGARLRAGYEKGATIAELTTPDIGSESQVRKLLHEAGTTMRPPSRRRKKTDHCPTCTCGQPQDSGERSAIEDSDSSDVAPQRTPVQEGVPGESAVRS
- a CDS encoding helix-turn-helix domain-containing protein, yielding MGAQRETPAAKCRYPYDDGEPVQEIATLIGRSSGFVKRSIEEAGGTSRSTTNQPKRTTVHRHELAARLRRRYGQGASTKDLATWKVGSTSYVRTLVHEAGEDDASARPGLTSGPGSPPPDATQPKRRRPVTGSVRAGEGCGHGKLEAVDRGRRSRHCPHRSRHDRPHA
- a CDS encoding helix-turn-helix transcriptional regulator, whose translation is MTAPERSQLARDRLSSELRRLRTEARMTGTATAQATGMSQSKLSKIENSMLLPSVIDVKRLVAELSATRQTRLELVELARQLHAELETRRVVLHRGAHRHQQAVTRIETRATTSRFFQLAGVPSLLQSENYLRVVLAATPHHEPDTAVTILRTRHARLDDPNKKFVFLLTESALRWRIGTADLMCDQIDHLTLIMRRPNVQLGVVPWSADANMVAPHGFQVYDERAVTVSVLTGNAMITDAHDVREYVSLFSRLERLAARGDQLKALLSRISKDHRRLG
- a CDS encoding helix-turn-helix domain-containing protein encodes the protein MTEFKKSARITGATRTKLGADLKKKYEKGASIRALAGSIGRSYGFVHGVLGEPGVSLRARGGATRTKKH